The following are encoded together in the Serratia sp. UGAL515B_01 genome:
- a CDS encoding glycine dehydrogenase — MSLNKDEQADIGEETVKTEQVLEDITVMLNARNIYTNAVQQQMLESHIRAMVLRSITGEALPEVDKSLFDEISAESMQLAKQVINKLPTLPIEEAYLLSVHFEVAKDNHQ, encoded by the coding sequence ATTTCGTTAAATAAAGATGAACAGGCTGATATTGGTGAGGAGACAGTCAAAACTGAACAGGTGCTGGAAGATATTACCGTAATGTTGAATGCAAGAAATATTTACACTAATGCTGTTCAACAACAAATGTTGGAATCACATATTCGCGCTATGGTATTGCGTTCGATAACTGGTGAAGCGTTACCTGAAGTGGATAAGTCGCTGTTCGACGAAATATCGGCTGAATCCATGCAACTGGCAAAGCAAGTGATAAATAAACTGCCTACGCTTCCCATTGAAGAGGCTTACCTGCTTTCTGTTCATTTTGAAGTGGCTAAAGATAACCATCAATAG
- a CDS encoding YkgB family protein — MHIKKNNFRLIVAERNANSFNSIVLLRWALIVVFVWFGGMKFTHYEALGIAPFIENSIFIGWLHTFFGIQGASYVIGILELLTAASLIIGSFSPIFSALGGIMSSMTYLITITFFFSTPGVAEETAGGFPAISAMPGQFLLKDIVLLAASLCILKASITTSDN, encoded by the coding sequence ATGCACATTAAAAAAAATAATTTCCGTTTAATTGTGGCCGAGAGAAATGCCAACTCATTTAATTCCATCGTGCTTCTTCGATGGGCTCTTATTGTCGTTTTCGTCTGGTTTGGAGGAATGAAGTTCACTCATTACGAGGCCTTAGGCATAGCACCATTTATTGAAAACAGCATATTTATTGGGTGGTTACATACATTTTTTGGCATTCAAGGTGCAAGTTATGTCATAGGCATATTAGAACTTCTCACAGCAGCTTCTCTTATTATCGGCTCTTTTAGTCCCATTTTTTCCGCATTAGGGGGCATTATGTCCTCGATGACTTACTTAATTACTATTACATTTTTCTTTAGCACTCCGGGCGTTGCAGAAGAGACCGCAGGCGGGTTTCCTGCAATATCCGCTATGCCTGGACAATTCCTTCTTAAAGATATTGTTTTACTCGCTGCATCATTATGCATCCTTAAAGCCTCAATAACGACTTCAGATAATTAA
- a CDS encoding ribonuclease domain-containing protein → MNRRTLVAMLIAAIVAGFSMLYGNDERIIPQVSAPAESIDKLTEQKRVVSYLRQNQRLPDYYITKKKARERGWNAQDGNLCQVLPGKAIGGDRFSNREGRLPMANNRIWREADINYQCGRRGADRLLYSDDGLIFVTRDHYKNFIRME, encoded by the coding sequence ATGAACAGACGTACGCTTGTCGCGATGTTGATTGCTGCTATTGTGGCCGGTTTCAGCATGCTGTATGGGAATGATGAACGTATTATTCCCCAGGTATCTGCGCCAGCAGAGAGTATTGATAAGCTCACTGAGCAGAAGCGGGTCGTCAGCTATCTGCGACAGAACCAGCGGTTACCCGACTACTACATCACGAAAAAGAAGGCACGTGAGCGGGGTTGGAACGCGCAAGACGGTAATTTGTGTCAGGTTTTGCCGGGTAAGGCGATTGGCGGCGACCGTTTTTCAAACCGTGAAGGGCGTTTACCGATGGCGAACAACCGAATATGGCGCGAGGCGGACATCAACTACCAATGCGGCCGTCGTGGTGCTGATCGGTTGCTGTATTCTGATGACGGTCTGATTTTTGTCACACGCGACCATTATAAAAACTTCATTCGGATGGAGTAA
- the yjgA gene encoding ribosome biogenesis factor YjgA encodes MTKQPEDWLDDVPQNEDEDDDEIIWVSKSEIKRDAEALKDLGTELVELGKNALERIPLDEDLRTAIELAQKIKKEGRRRQIQLIGKMLRARDVEPIQTALDKLKNRHNQQVSLFHKLEALRDRLVEEGDDAIPSVLDLYPEADRQQLRALVRNAQKEKAANKPPKSFRQIFQYLRDLAEAQQ; translated from the coding sequence ATGACCAAACAACCCGAAGACTGGCTCGACGATGTCCCGCAGAACGAAGACGAGGACGATGACGAGATTATCTGGGTCAGTAAAAGTGAGATAAAACGTGATGCCGAAGCGTTGAAAGACCTGGGAACCGAACTGGTTGAACTAGGTAAAAACGCACTGGAACGTATTCCGTTGGATGAAGATTTGCGCACCGCTATTGAGCTGGCGCAGAAGATCAAAAAAGAAGGCCGCCGTCGCCAGATACAGTTGATCGGAAAAATGCTACGGGCTCGCGACGTGGAACCGATTCAGACCGCACTCGACAAGCTGAAGAACCGTCACAACCAGCAGGTCTCGCTGTTCCACAAATTGGAAGCGCTACGCGATCGCCTGGTAGAGGAAGGTGATGATGCTATCCCCTCGGTGCTCGACCTCTATCCAGAGGCCGATCGTCAGCAATTAAGGGCTCTGGTACGTAACGCGCAAAAAGAGAAGGCCGCTAACAAGCCACCAAAATCCTTCCGCCAAATCTTTCAGTACCTACGCGATCTGGCAGAGGCACAACAGTGA
- a CDS encoding DgaE family pyridoxal phosphate-dependent ammonia lyase has product MSSVYEKYNLKQVINTSGRMTILGVSTPRQQVIDAVDDGLNHYFEIKDLVNKTGAYIASLLNVEDAVVVSCASAGIAQSVAAVIVKDNANLLVNLHSAPVNEPREIVLPRGHNVNYGAPVDTMVALGGGKVVEAGYANECSPEQIEACITPQTAAVLYVKSHHCVQKSILSVEQAAEVAHKHNLPLIVDAAAEEDLMCYYQMGADLVIYSGAKAIEGPTSGLVIGRKQYVAWVKKQTDGIGRAMKVGKEGILGLTQAIESYLTLEKTTGAQMVERMTPFITQLNTLKGISAKTVWDSAGRDIARVEITFDETVLGMSTVDIVKRLKTGDIAIYFRGYKANEGKIEVDVRSVNEPQLMTVFTCIKNLFTE; this is encoded by the coding sequence ATGTCTTCAGTCTATGAGAAATATAACTTAAAGCAGGTTATCAATACTTCTGGTCGCATGACCATTTTGGGCGTCTCTACGCCACGCCAGCAGGTGATCGATGCCGTGGATGACGGCCTGAATCATTATTTCGAAATCAAGGATCTGGTCAACAAGACCGGGGCCTATATTGCCAGTCTATTGAATGTTGAGGATGCGGTAGTCGTTTCCTGTGCTTCTGCCGGCATTGCCCAATCGGTAGCGGCGGTGATCGTCAAAGATAATGCCAATCTGCTGGTCAACCTGCATTCTGCACCGGTCAATGAACCACGTGAAATCGTTTTGCCGCGTGGGCATAACGTCAACTACGGCGCACCCGTTGACACTATGGTGGCCCTTGGCGGTGGCAAGGTCGTGGAGGCGGGATACGCCAACGAATGCTCACCTGAGCAGATCGAAGCCTGCATCACACCGCAAACTGCCGCCGTGTTGTATGTGAAATCTCACCATTGTGTGCAGAAAAGCATTCTCTCCGTAGAGCAGGCGGCAGAAGTGGCGCACAAGCATAATTTACCGCTCATTGTCGATGCTGCCGCTGAAGAAGATCTGATGTGTTATTACCAGATGGGGGCCGACCTGGTGATCTACAGCGGTGCTAAGGCGATCGAAGGGCCAACCAGTGGCCTGGTGATTGGCAGGAAGCAATATGTTGCATGGGTCAAGAAGCAAACCGACGGCATTGGCCGTGCAATGAAAGTTGGCAAGGAGGGCATTCTCGGTCTGACACAAGCCATTGAAAGCTACCTGACACTTGAGAAAACCACAGGTGCACAGATGGTTGAACGTATGACGCCGTTTATCACCCAGCTTAATACGTTGAAGGGGATTAGTGCTAAAACCGTTTGGGACAGTGCTGGGCGTGATATCGCTCGGGTAGAAATTACCTTTGATGAAACGGTGCTGGGTATGTCGACTGTTGATATCGTCAAGCGGCTGAAAACGGGGGATATCGCTATCTATTTTCGTGGCTATAAAGCCAATGAAGGCAAGATTGAGGTGGATGTCCGCAGTGTCAACGAACCGCAGTTGATGACGGTTTTCACCTGTATTAAAAATCTGTTTACGGAGTAA
- a CDS encoding barstar family protein codes for MAKIEFDFNQIPDLTMFYRRFADQFELGEEFGANLDALWDVVTGGISLPVEIEFINLNARDKRHFGTLILLFEEAEEELEGKLRFKIREISGKVVHHREDPL; via the coding sequence ATGGCGAAGATAGAGTTCGATTTTAATCAGATACCAGACTTAACCATGTTCTATCGCCGCTTTGCTGACCAGTTCGAGCTGGGTGAGGAGTTTGGTGCCAATCTGGACGCGTTGTGGGACGTGGTGACTGGCGGTATCAGCCTGCCTGTCGAGATTGAGTTTATCAACCTCAATGCGCGTGACAAACGGCATTTTGGTACCCTTATTCTGTTGTTTGAAGAAGCTGAAGAAGAACTGGAAGGCAAGCTGCGGTTCAAGATCCGTGAAATAAGCGGTAAAGTGGTGCATCACAGGGAAGATCCCCTGTGA
- a CDS encoding glycine-rich SFCGS family protein: MGQITVVIGDRLGKGQKVGQGIESAGGKAIVIPGMAADMKLGDVMKTENAQLGISFCGSGGAGAITAQTKYGYKAKYGMRSIEEGVTAINEGYNVLGFGFMDKEELGQRLVEAYIKKHGNP, translated from the coding sequence ATGGGACAAATTACTGTTGTGATCGGCGATCGTTTGGGTAAAGGCCAGAAAGTCGGCCAAGGTATTGAAAGTGCTGGTGGCAAGGCGATAGTTATTCCGGGTATGGCTGCTGATATGAAGCTGGGCGATGTGATGAAAACGGAAAACGCGCAGCTCGGTATTTCATTTTGTGGCAGTGGGGGGGCTGGTGCAATTACCGCACAGACCAAATATGGTTATAAAGCTAAATATGGTATGCGTTCTATTGAAGAGGGCGTTACGGCAATTAATGAAGGTTATAACGTATTAGGCTTTGGTTTTATGGATAAAGAGGAGTTAGGCCAACGCCTGGTTGAAGCCTATATCAAAAAACACGGTAACCCTTAA
- the dagF gene encoding 2-dehydro-3-deoxy-phosphogluconate aldolase, which produces MKLKPNYYKDRVCLNVLAGSKANAQEIYEAAQGHVLVGVLSKNYPDVESALTDMSNYARLIENALSVGLGAGDPKQSAMVSLISQYVQPQHVNQVFTGVGTSRALLGQNDTVVNGLVSPTGRVGWVKISTGPLSSHAADAIVPVETAIALLKDMGGSSIKYFPMGGMKHKEEYEYVAKACAEHDFMLEPTGGIDLENYEPILEIALNAGVKQVIPHIYSSIIDSASGHTRPQDVKKLLEMTQKLVG; this is translated from the coding sequence ATGAAGCTGAAGCCTAATTATTACAAAGATCGTGTTTGTCTGAATGTATTGGCCGGTTCGAAAGCGAATGCTCAGGAAATTTATGAAGCGGCACAGGGACACGTGCTGGTAGGGGTACTCTCTAAAAACTACCCGGACGTTGAAAGTGCGCTGACGGATATGTCGAATTATGCTCGGTTGATCGAAAACGCGCTCTCAGTGGGCCTGGGTGCTGGCGATCCGAAACAGTCGGCGATGGTTAGCCTGATCTCCCAGTATGTGCAGCCGCAGCATGTGAACCAGGTATTTACCGGTGTTGGCACCAGTCGTGCTTTGTTGGGGCAAAATGACACCGTGGTCAATGGCTTGGTATCGCCTACTGGCCGTGTGGGCTGGGTGAAAATCTCAACTGGACCGCTAAGTTCTCATGCAGCAGACGCGATCGTACCGGTAGAAACGGCAATTGCTTTGCTCAAGGACATGGGGGGAAGTTCGATAAAATATTTCCCGATGGGCGGTATGAAACATAAAGAAGAATATGAGTATGTGGCGAAAGCCTGTGCTGAGCATGACTTTATGCTGGAACCTACCGGCGGGATTGATCTGGAAAACTACGAACCGATCCTTGAAATTGCACTTAACGCCGGTGTCAAACAGGTGATCCCGCACATCTATAGCTCGATTATTGATTCTGCCAGCGGACATACACGCCCACAGGATGTAAAGAAACTGCTGGAGATGACCCAAAAGCTGGTGGGGTAA
- the cybC gene encoding cytochrome b562, whose protein sequence is MRKTLKVLAMLTLLGASSWAIAADLADDMDRLSANYKTVLKTNSVDTFKQSLQNMRDAATDSMKGTPPKLKNKAPDGPEMQEFRKGINTLIGQIDLSMELANQGKLEDARKLAREFKQTRDTNHKKFR, encoded by the coding sequence ATGAGAAAAACATTAAAAGTACTCGCCATGCTGACACTGCTGGGTGCCAGTTCATGGGCGATAGCAGCAGATTTAGCTGATGATATGGATAGGCTCTCGGCTAATTACAAAACTGTGCTGAAAACTAACTCGGTCGATACTTTCAAGCAAAGCCTGCAAAATATGCGTGATGCTGCTACTGATTCCATGAAAGGTACGCCACCGAAGCTGAAAAATAAAGCGCCTGATGGCCCTGAGATGCAGGAATTTCGCAAAGGTATTAACACGCTGATTGGCCAAATCGATCTGTCAATGGAGTTGGCTAATCAGGGTAAGTTGGAGGATGCGCGCAAACTAGCACGAGAATTTAAGCAAACGCGCGATACCAATCATAAGAAATTCCGTTAA
- the pmbA gene encoding metalloprotease PmbA: protein MKVITQVAEQRKALEQAVSQALELARAGSDGAEVAVTKTTGISVSTRFGEVENVEFNSDGALGITVYYQQRKGSASSTDLSPDAISRTVQAALDIARFTSPDPHAGPAEKDLLAFEAPDLDLFHPTELDAERAIELAARAEQVSLAADSRITNTEGGSFNSHYGIKVFGNSHGMLQSYCSSRHSLSSCVIAEHAGEMERDYAYTVGRAMEDLASPEWVGQECARRVLARLSPRKLSTMKAPVLFSSEVATGLFGHLVGAISGSSVYRRSTFLLDSLGKQILPEWLTIEEHPHLLKGLASTPFDSEGVRTQRRDIVKDGVLQTWLLTSYAARKLGLHSTGHAGGIHNWRIAGQGNDFAAMLKQMGTGLVVTELMGQGVSGITGDYSRGAAGFWVENGEIQYPVSEITIAGNLKDMLRNIVSIGSDIETRSNIQCGSVLLPEMKIAGQ, encoded by the coding sequence ATGAAAGTAATCACGCAAGTTGCAGAACAGCGCAAGGCGCTGGAGCAAGCTGTTTCGCAGGCTTTAGAACTGGCGCGAGCTGGTTCAGATGGGGCAGAAGTTGCCGTTACTAAAACCACCGGTATCAGTGTCAGTACCCGTTTTGGTGAGGTGGAGAACGTCGAATTCAACAGTGATGGTGCGTTAGGTATCACTGTTTATTATCAACAGCGCAAGGGCAGTGCCTCTTCTACCGATTTGAGTCCGGACGCGATCTCTCGTACTGTGCAGGCTGCGCTGGATATCGCTCGGTTTACTTCGCCAGACCCTCATGCTGGCCCAGCAGAAAAAGATTTACTGGCGTTTGAAGCGCCTGACCTTGATTTGTTCCACCCTACAGAACTCGATGCTGAAAGGGCGATTGAGTTGGCTGCTCGTGCCGAGCAGGTTTCTTTGGCGGCGGACAGTCGTATTACCAATACGGAAGGTGGCAGCTTCAATAGCCATTATGGCATCAAGGTGTTTGGTAACAGCCACGGTATGCTGCAAAGTTATTGTTCCAGCCGCCATTCGCTCTCAAGCTGTGTCATCGCTGAGCATGCTGGCGAGATGGAACGGGATTACGCTTACACCGTAGGGCGCGCGATGGAAGACTTGGCAAGTCCTGAGTGGGTTGGTCAAGAATGTGCACGTCGCGTGCTGGCGCGTCTCTCCCCACGCAAGCTTTCTACCATGAAGGCACCTGTGTTGTTCTCATCAGAGGTGGCAACTGGATTGTTTGGCCACTTGGTCGGGGCTATCAGTGGTAGCAGTGTCTACCGTAGATCCACCTTCCTGCTGGACTCTTTAGGCAAACAGATCCTGCCTGAATGGCTGACGATTGAAGAACACCCGCACTTGTTGAAAGGGTTAGCCTCCACGCCATTTGATAGCGAAGGCGTACGGACACAACGTCGCGACATTGTGAAAGACGGTGTGTTGCAGACTTGGTTATTGACCAGCTATGCGGCGCGTAAACTGGGGCTGCACAGTACTGGGCATGCGGGGGGGATCCACAACTGGCGTATTGCGGGCCAAGGGAATGATTTTGCCGCTATGCTGAAACAGATGGGAACGGGTCTGGTGGTAACTGAGCTGATGGGGCAGGGAGTCAGCGGTATTACTGGCGATTATTCGCGCGGTGCTGCGGGTTTTTGGGTGGAAAATGGAGAGATCCAGTACCCAGTCAGCGAGATCACTATCGCCGGCAATCTGAAAGATATGTTGCGTAATATTGTTAGCATCGGTAGCGATATTGAAACGCGTAGTAATATTCAATGTGGTTCTGTTTTGCTGCCAGAAATGAAAATTGCTGGTCAGTGA
- a CDS encoding TetR/AcrR family transcriptional regulator encodes MSTHDSLIAVTDTLIQENGYQGFSYADLAKHLGIRKASIHYHFQTKTDLGIAYCEYKETDLLKLETALLQRPAGKARLKGYIDAFLRYAERGQMCGVHAMLSDSNLFAPPLLKAVNQLAQTDLRILTSVLASGRESGELLFNGTPADIAIIISSAIKGALMLNRIPPHDACNRTMSAILKLLTQP; translated from the coding sequence ATGTCAACTCATGACAGCCTCATTGCAGTTACAGATACGTTGATCCAAGAAAATGGCTATCAGGGATTCAGCTATGCTGACCTTGCTAAACACTTGGGTATCCGCAAAGCCAGCATCCATTATCATTTCCAGACCAAAACAGACTTAGGTATCGCCTATTGTGAGTACAAAGAGACCGATCTCCTAAAGTTAGAGACAGCGTTGTTGCAACGCCCTGCAGGTAAAGCCCGCTTAAAGGGTTATATTGATGCCTTTTTACGATATGCGGAGCGCGGACAGATGTGCGGTGTCCATGCCATGCTCTCTGACAGCAATCTGTTTGCTCCCCCTTTGTTGAAAGCGGTCAACCAGTTGGCACAAACCGACCTGCGTATCCTCACTTCAGTGCTGGCATCTGGCCGAGAAAGTGGTGAACTGCTTTTCAATGGCACGCCGGCAGATATTGCGATTATCATCTCCAGTGCCATCAAAGGTGCCCTGATGCTCAACCGAATCCCGCCGCACGATGCCTGTAACCGCACTATGTCAGCTATCCTGAAGCTTCTTACCCAACCCTAA
- a CDS encoding DUF4312 family protein gives MKEHYTTSVKVEGNGDSKAKAFASALANVQGTVLKSTANILLRIEPQDVKILKAEEKITKEKFIFFFLPRERKSYVVSLEITVNVTIINIGKVVFATQ, from the coding sequence ATGAAAGAACATTACACGACATCGGTAAAGGTGGAAGGTAACGGTGACAGTAAAGCAAAGGCTTTTGCGAGCGCATTGGCGAACGTGCAGGGCACGGTTTTAAAATCCACCGCTAATATTCTGCTGCGCATTGAACCTCAGGACGTGAAAATATTAAAAGCAGAAGAGAAAATCACCAAAGAAAAATTTATCTTCTTCTTTCTACCACGTGAAAGAAAAAGCTATGTCGTCTCTTTGGAAATAACTGTCAACGTGACGATCATCAATATAGGGAAGGTGGTTTTCGCCACGCAATAA
- the rnk gene encoding nucleoside diphosphate kinase regulator yields the protein MTKPTITINELDAERLDALLAQPAFANTDVAAALNAELDRADIVPPAQIPAHVVTMNSRVRFRDLHTSEEHVRTLVYPASLTDSNEQLSVMAPLGAALLGMHVGKQINWRLPNGEEARIEVLELLYQPEAAGEYHR from the coding sequence ATGACCAAACCAACCATTACCATTAATGAGCTGGATGCGGAACGTCTGGATGCGCTACTGGCACAGCCAGCTTTTGCCAATACTGACGTCGCGGCCGCATTGAACGCTGAACTGGATCGCGCAGATATCGTACCACCAGCGCAAATCCCCGCACACGTTGTCACCATGAACAGCCGTGTACGTTTCCGCGATCTGCATACTTCGGAAGAACATGTAAGGACGCTGGTTTACCCGGCTTCGTTGACCGACAGTAATGAACAACTGTCTGTGATGGCTCCCTTAGGCGCTGCGCTATTAGGTATGCACGTAGGTAAACAGATCAATTGGCGTTTACCCAATGGTGAAGAAGCTCGGATTGAAGTACTGGAACTACTGTATCAGCCGGAAGCTGCGGGCGAGTATCACCGCTAA
- a CDS encoding DUF4311 domain-containing protein, with protein sequence MFLIILFKSIIIGGLVGIGVGAGAARMFHAPTIQGMGAFRTLGELNSCEGDPASHFSFGLGFFFNAWASSVAAGAFTQDVDHRIIPNWGAAALMIKNRNLAETLHNPKKMAIACGIIGMFVVAFLNTTASAVPAALQVTAIKVLVPAANLLVNTVMPVIFWLAAIEAGKRSGFWGTIFGGLAQLIMGNAVPGLVLGILIGKGVEESGWNKVTKIMMAAIVLLFVLSGFFRGFDMKLLESFTLGVPGWLDALHNTLSGK encoded by the coding sequence ATGTTTTTAATCATCTTATTTAAGTCGATTATTATCGGTGGGTTGGTTGGTATTGGCGTGGGGGCCGGGGCCGCACGTATGTTTCATGCCCCGACGATACAGGGGATGGGGGCTTTCCGTACGTTGGGGGAGCTGAATTCTTGCGAAGGCGATCCCGCTTCTCATTTCTCATTCGGGCTGGGCTTCTTCTTCAACGCCTGGGCATCCTCCGTGGCGGCCGGTGCTTTCACTCAGGATGTGGACCATCGCATTATCCCCAACTGGGGCGCTGCGGCTCTGATGATCAAAAACCGCAACCTGGCTGAAACGCTGCACAATCCGAAAAAAATGGCTATCGCTTGCGGCATTATCGGCATGTTTGTTGTCGCTTTCCTGAATACCACCGCTTCTGCCGTTCCTGCCGCACTGCAGGTGACGGCGATCAAAGTGTTGGTGCCGGCGGCTAACCTGTTGGTAAACACCGTGATGCCGGTCATCTTCTGGCTTGCGGCGATAGAAGCAGGGAAACGCTCCGGTTTTTGGGGAACTATTTTTGGTGGCCTGGCGCAATTGATTATGGGCAACGCCGTTCCGGGGCTGGTGCTGGGTATCCTCATAGGTAAAGGTGTTGAGGAAAGCGGTTGGAATAAAGTCACCAAGATCATGATGGCGGCCATTGTGCTGTTGTTCGTGCTGAGCGGCTTCTTCCGTGGCTTTGATATGAAACTTCTTGAGTCCTTCACGCTGGGCGTTCCCGGCTGGTTGGATGCCCTGCATAACACCCTGAGCGGTAAATAA
- a CDS encoding amidohydrolase/deacetylase family metallohydrolase translates to MYDLIIRRARMVDDSLIDVAIKAGKIAKVGQLPAEASTRRQLDLAGNCCLSAGWIDAHVHCYPSSPIYHDEPDLVGVASGVTSVVDAGSTGTDDIDEFYILTRSAKTNVFAFLNISRIGLLRQNELADLSDINKQAVKRAIDGKPGFIIGIKARMSSSVVGQNGTKPLVLAKEIQQENQQLPLMMHIGNNPPDLDEIADLLTQGDIITHCYNGKPNRILTPSGTLRESIQRALKRGVLLDVGHGTASFSFDVARQAIALGIFPHTISSDIYCRNRMSGPVHSLAAVMSKFLTIGLSLPQVISCVTENAASALRLTTKGQLKPGFDADLTIFELRKGPLVFADSEGESVNSEQRLVPLAAVVAGEVLLTDEGKATHVFSL, encoded by the coding sequence ATGTATGACCTAATCATCCGGCGCGCCAGAATGGTGGATGACAGCCTGATCGATGTGGCAATTAAGGCGGGTAAAATCGCCAAGGTAGGTCAACTGCCTGCCGAGGCAAGCACTCGCAGACAGCTGGACCTGGCAGGTAACTGCTGCTTGAGTGCCGGTTGGATCGATGCTCATGTACACTGTTATCCCTCCTCACCTATTTATCACGATGAGCCGGATCTTGTCGGTGTTGCCAGCGGCGTGACCTCGGTTGTGGATGCTGGCAGCACGGGCACCGATGATATTGATGAGTTCTACATCTTAACGCGCAGTGCCAAGACCAACGTTTTTGCCTTCCTGAATATCTCGCGTATTGGCCTGTTGCGACAAAATGAGCTGGCCGATCTGAGCGATATCAATAAACAGGCGGTCAAGAGAGCCATCGACGGGAAGCCCGGTTTTATCATTGGGATTAAGGCCCGAATGAGCAGCAGCGTGGTGGGCCAGAATGGCACCAAACCTCTGGTACTGGCGAAAGAGATCCAACAGGAAAATCAGCAACTGCCTTTGATGATGCATATTGGTAATAATCCACCGGATCTGGACGAAATTGCCGATCTGCTGACCCAAGGTGATATCATTACCCATTGCTATAACGGCAAACCGAACCGTATTCTGACCCCTTCCGGTACGCTGCGTGAGTCAATTCAGCGAGCCCTGAAACGTGGCGTTCTTCTTGATGTGGGCCACGGTACTGCCAGTTTTAGTTTTGATGTTGCGCGGCAGGCGATTGCGCTGGGGATTTTCCCACATACCATCAGTTCCGATATCTACTGCCGTAACCGCATGTCAGGCCCGGTGCATAGCCTGGCTGCGGTGATGTCCAAATTCCTCACCATTGGCCTCTCTCTGCCGCAGGTGATTAGTTGTGTCACGGAGAATGCCGCCTCGGCATTACGCCTGACGACCAAAGGGCAATTGAAGCCTGGTTTTGATGCTGACTTGACCATTTTTGAGCTTCGTAAAGGGCCATTGGTGTTTGCCGATTCTGAAGGGGAATCGGTCAACAGTGAGCAGCGGCTGGTGCCGTTGGCTGCCGTTGTCGCAGGGGAAGTCCTATTAACCGATGAAGGAAAAGCCACTCATGTCTTCAGTCTATGA
- a CDS encoding DUF4310 family protein: METQTQKGFWYADWSFPIFVGLLSSGVFAGTHMYYLYGIGAFNEVAFVSMLRAGMDTGVYGAVAAFGASFLFARIIEGSLVGILDIGGAIQTGVGLGIPAMLLGAGVVFPVANFAVSLLTGLVIGLAIGYLIILARKFTINQSNSTYGADVMMGAGNSSGRFLGPLIILSAMAASIPIGVGSLLGALLFYIWGKPITGGAILGAMILGAIFPVAIS, from the coding sequence ATGGAAACACAAACCCAAAAAGGCTTCTGGTATGCAGACTGGTCGTTCCCGATTTTTGTTGGTCTGCTTTCATCCGGTGTATTCGCCGGGACACATATGTATTACCTGTATGGTATCGGTGCATTTAACGAAGTTGCCTTCGTTTCTATGCTGCGAGCTGGGATGGACACCGGTGTTTACGGGGCAGTGGCGGCATTCGGTGCCAGTTTTCTGTTTGCCCGTATCATCGAAGGTTCTTTGGTCGGTATCCTGGACATCGGTGGTGCGATCCAGACAGGGGTCGGTCTTGGGATCCCGGCAATGTTACTCGGTGCAGGTGTTGTGTTCCCGGTGGCTAACTTTGCTGTATCGTTGCTCACTGGTTTAGTGATTGGCCTTGCGATTGGCTATCTGATTATCCTGGCGCGTAAATTCACCATCAACCAGAGCAACTCAACCTATGGTGCGGATGTGATGATGGGGGCGGGTAACTCCTCAGGGCGTTTCCTAGGGCCACTGATTATCCTGTCAGCGATGGCCGCCTCGATTCCTATCGGCGTGGGTTCTCTGCTGGGGGCGCTGCTATTTTATATCTGGGGCAAGCCGATCACCGGTGGTGCGATCCTGGGTGCAATGATACTTGGGGCTATTTTCCCGGTAGCTATTTCTTAA